One window of Catonella massiliensis genomic DNA carries:
- a CDS encoding GDSL-type esterase/lipase family protein, translating to MKKCLFYGDSNTYGVDVRGGHSGARYPENQRFTGILANELKGEWEFIVEAKVGRCIPSMDFELEEFEEVIEKAGRIDLLAIMLGTNDYLSYSKPDADRVAGRMKALIDKLFENEAYSSRKTDILLIAPPKLDFTGDRYYEKFSTLDGGLSKALHNVAEEEGVHFADVGSLRLPLEKDGIHLTIEAEEPVAKYLLDVFRELKVHKD from the coding sequence ATGAAGAAGTGTTTATTTTACGGCGATTCCAATACCTATGGAGTAGATGTAAGGGGCGGACATAGTGGGGCGAGATATCCTGAGAATCAAAGATTTACGGGTATCTTGGCTAATGAATTAAAGGGTGAATGGGAATTCATCGTAGAAGCTAAGGTGGGCAGATGTATACCATCTATGGACTTTGAACTTGAAGAATTTGAAGAGGTTATAGAGAAGGCGGGGCGTATTGACCTTTTGGCTATTATGCTTGGAACCAATGATTATCTAAGCTATAGCAAGCCTGATGCAGATAGGGTGGCAGGGAGGATGAAGGCTCTGATAGACAAGCTATTTGAAAATGAAGCCTACAGCAGTAGAAAGACAGATATACTGCTTATAGCTCCTCCTAAACTTGATTTTACAGGTGACAGATACTATGAAAAGTTTAGTACCTTGGATGGTGGCTTATCTAAGGCTCTTCACAATGTGGCAGAGGAAGAGGGAGTGCATTTTGCTGATGTGGGCAGCCTTCGCTTGCCGCTTGAAAAGGATGGGATACATCTAACTATAGAGGCCGAGGAGCCTGTAGCTAAGTATTTGTTAGATGTATTTAGAGAATTGAAAGTGCATAAAGATTAG
- a CDS encoding selenium metabolism-associated LysR family transcriptional regulator: MTLKQLEAFVKIANNRSFTLAAKELFITQPTVSAYINNLEEELGVRLFDRTTKEVQLSDEGDRIYLYAKEILELADKIQNSFSMDEDNKVRQVVISTSSIPGQFLVPEILSAFKKKFPDVDFRVRETDSAGVVEDITNHMADIGIAGTEINSNKCNFIPFYDDELILVTENSEKYRKIKERETNLNWIKNEDFIMRESGSGTRKEAIKLLESQGISQDELKVSATFGKTVTVINSVINGLGIAMMSRLAVSGELERGELLEFKISKEGGYRKLYLVTEKKNRLSDGCRDLMGVIAKLYKISIKEI; the protein is encoded by the coding sequence ATGACATTAAAACAATTGGAAGCATTCGTAAAGATTGCCAATAATAGAAGCTTTACACTTGCTGCAAAGGAGCTGTTCATTACCCAGCCTACGGTAAGTGCCTATATCAACAACCTGGAAGAAGAGCTGGGAGTCAGGCTGTTTGACAGGACAACCAAAGAGGTCCAGTTATCGGATGAGGGAGACAGAATCTACCTCTATGCCAAAGAGATACTTGAGCTTGCTGACAAGATACAGAATTCATTTTCAATGGATGAAGACAACAAGGTAAGACAGGTGGTTATATCTACCTCTTCTATACCGGGACAGTTCCTTGTACCTGAGATTCTTTCAGCATTTAAGAAAAAATTCCCTGATGTGGACTTTAGGGTAAGAGAAACTGACAGTGCAGGGGTGGTAGAGGACATTACCAACCATATGGCAGACATCGGCATAGCCGGTACTGAAATCAACAGCAACAAGTGTAACTTTATTCCATTTTATGATGACGAGCTAATCCTCGTAACTGAGAATTCTGAGAAATACAGGAAGATAAAGGAGAGAGAGACCAACCTTAACTGGATAAAAAATGAAGATTTCATTATGAGAGAGAGTGGCTCAGGTACAAGAAAGGAGGCTATCAAGCTTCTTGAAAGCCAGGGCATATCTCAGGATGAATTAAAGGTAAGTGCAACCTTTGGCAAGACAGTGACTGTAATTAATTCTGTTATCAACGGTCTTGGAATAGCCATGATGTCAAGGCTTGCGGTATCCGGAGAGCTTGAAAGAGGAGAACTCCTTGAATTCAAGATAAGTAAGGAGGGCGGTTACAGAAAGCTTTATCTGGTAACAGAGAAGAAGAACAGGCTTTCAGACGGCTGTAGAGACCTTATGGGAGTAATTGCTAAGCTGTACAAGATTAGTATCAAAGAAATTTAA
- a CDS encoding ABC transporter ATP-binding protein: MYVEIEALTKIIDKNKVLDDVSLEMDKGKIYGIKGKNGSGKTMLLRAVCGLIKPTEGLVRVSGKQIGKDVTFPDSVGVLIENPGFIPSLSGYDNLKMLADIKGLIGKEEIEAAMEKVGLEKACFKKKYKTYSLGMKQKLGIAAAIMESPELILLDEPTNALDEESVRKLLDILKEEKERGACIILASHDMEELTLLSDIIFILEEGRVRKAE, encoded by the coding sequence ATGTATGTAGAAATAGAAGCTTTAACAAAGATAATTGATAAAAACAAAGTATTGGATGATGTTTCCTTGGAAATGGATAAAGGGAAAATTTATGGAATAAAAGGTAAGAACGGCAGTGGAAAGACTATGCTGCTTCGTGCTGTCTGTGGTTTAATAAAGCCTACTGAGGGACTGGTAAGGGTTAGCGGGAAGCAGATAGGAAAAGATGTGACATTTCCTGACAGTGTAGGAGTTCTGATTGAAAATCCAGGCTTTATTCCATCATTATCTGGATACGATAATTTAAAAATGCTAGCGGATATAAAGGGGTTAATAGGAAAAGAAGAAATAGAAGCGGCAATGGAAAAGGTCGGACTTGAGAAAGCCTGCTTTAAGAAGAAATATAAAACATATTCTTTGGGAATGAAACAAAAGCTTGGAATTGCAGCAGCTATAATGGAAAGTCCTGAATTAATCCTGCTTGATGAGCCGACTAATGCCTTAGATGAGGAAAGTGTAAGAAAATTACTTGATATTTTAAAAGAGGAAAAGGAAAGAGGAGCCTGCATAATACTGGCTTCGCATGATATGGAGGAGTTAACTTTGTTATCTGACATTATTTTCATACTGGAAGAAGGAAGAGTGAGGAAGGCAGAGTGA